The sequence GGCAGGCCGTGGCCGGCGGCGACCGAGCCGTGCAGGTCGACGGCGAGGGTACGCAGTCGCCGCAGCTCGTCGTCGCGCTGTCGCCACGCCCGCTCGGCTTCGCGGAATGTCCGCTGCCGGCGCTCGTTCTGCTTACGCGCCCAGGTGTAACGCCAGGTGGAACCCGTCGAATCAGTATCTGCCACGCCGACTCCTTCGCCGCGCGAGCCACCAACCGGGGTGTCATCCGGATCAACGGTGGCGGCGAGTCCGGCGGACACGCCGAACCGCGCGAACCACCCGATCGGCGGACCAATCCGGGCGATTGGTGGATGTGGCCGCGTCGATTCACGTTCGCCTCGGAGGCAGGCCGGCGCCGATGCCGGCCGAGGCGAGATCATCCCGTGCGCCGTGCGAGGTGCCCAAACCCTCGGTAACGTCAGCCGCAGCCGGACGGCGACGGGGCCACCCGGCATCGTGATGCGGAGGTGGATTGGTGAGCGCGAGGAGCGAGCCGGTTCTGCGAGCCCCGCAGTCGCGAACGAAGAATCCCCGGTGAGCGACAGGGTCGTGCTCGGCGTCGACATCGGCACCACCAGCACCAAGGTGGTCGCCTACGACACCGAAGGCGAGCAGCTCGCCCACCATTCCGTGGGCTATCCGCTGGACGAGCCGCACCCGGGTTGGGCGGAACAGGACCCGTTGACCATCTTCGAGGCGGTCGTCGAGTGCGTCCGTACCGTGGCCGGTGAGCTGCCCGGGCCGGTCGCGGGCCTGTCGTTCAGCACCGCCATGCACAGCCTGATCGGCCTGGACGCCGAGGGCGTCCCGTTGACCCCGTCGGTGACCTGGGCGGATTCCCGGGCCAGCGCGCAGGCCGAGCGGTTGCGGGCCGCCCCGCCGGGGCTCGCGCTGCACCGGCGTACCGGTACGCCGGTGCACCCGATGGCGCCGCTGCCGAAGCTGGTCTGGTTCGCCGAGCAGGAGCCGATGCTCTTCGAGCGGGTCGCGCACTGGGTCGGCATCAAGGACTACGTGCTGCTGCGCCTGACCGACGCGCTGGTGACCGACCACTCGGTGGCCTCGGCCACCGGGCTGATGGACATCCACCACCTGGTCTGGGACGCACAGGCGCTGGGCATCGCCGGCATCGTCGAGGAGCAGCTGCCGCAGCTCGTCGCGACCACCACGGTGCTGCCGGGCCTCACCGCCGAGGCGGCCGTGGCGACCGGACTGCCCGCCGACACCCCGCTGGTGGTCGGCGCGGGCGACGGCCCACTGGCCAACCTCGGCCTGGGGGCGGTCCGGCCGGGCGTGGTGGCCTGCTCGATCGGCACCTCCGGGGCGATGCGGGTGGCCGTCGAGCGGCCGGCCGTCGACCCGCTCGGCGGGGTGTTCTGCTACGCGCTGACCGAGGACCGCTGGGTGGTCGGCGGCGCGATCAACAACGGCGGCATCGTGCTCCAGTGGGCCGGCGACGCGCTGGCTCCGGAGCTGGGCGAGGACTCCGAAGAGGAGCTGCTGGCGCTGGCCGAGCGGGCGCCGGTCGGCTCCGGTGGGCTGATCATGCTGCCGTACCTGCTCAGCGAGCGGGCGCCGCACTGGAGCGCGCTGCCGCGCGGGGCGTACGTGGGGCTGACCCACGGCCACCGCCGCGAGCACCTGATCCGGGCGGCGCTGGAGGGGGTGTGCCAGCAGCTCGCCCTGGTGCTGGCCTCGGTGCGGGCGGCCGGCAACGAGGTCCGCGAGATCCGGGCCAGCGGCGGTTTCGCGCGCAGCCCGCTGTGGCGGCAGATCCTCGCCGACGCGCTCGGCATGCCGGTGCGTTTCCCCGCCGGGCACGAGGGTTCCAGCTTCGGCGCGGCACTGCTCGGCATGCAGGCGCTCGGGCTGATCCCGTCCATCGACGTCGCCGCCGACCTGGTGGAGATCGACGAGACGGTAACCCCCGACCCGGCCGCCGCCGCCACCTACGCCGCGCTGCTCCCGCTCTTCTCCGAGCTGTACGACGCGCTGGTCCCGACCTTCGCGTCGCTGCGACGGCTGGCTCCGAGCCTGCCGCCGGAGCCGTCACCCACTCCCGCACCCATGTGATCGCCCGTCCCGCAAGGGACCGGACGCCGTCCGAAGGTCGTGATTACCGTGACCACTCTCCTCGCCGCACCGGCCGAGCCGCTCACCGACGCCGGTGACGCCCAACTGATCGTCGCGGCCCTGCTGGGCATCGCCGCGGTGGTGCTCCTGATCGCCTGGGGCAAGGTCCATCCGTTCCTGTCCCTGATCCTCGGCGCGGCGGTGCTCGGCGTGGTCGCCGGCGTCGCCCCGGACAAGATCGTCACCTCGTTCAGCGGCGGCGTCGGCTCCACAGTGGGCGGGGTCGGCCTGCTGATCGCGCTCGGGGCCATGATCGGTGGCCTGCTCGCCGAATCCGGCGGCGCGGACGGCATCGTCGAACGGGTGGTCGGCCGGGTCTCCGGCACGGCGCTGCCCTGGGCGATGGCCGGGGTCGCCGCCCTCATCGGGCTGCCGCTCTTCTTCGAGGTCGGCGTCGTGCTGCTGGTGCCGATCGTGCTGCTGGTCTCGTTGCGCACCGACGTACCGCTGATGAAGATCGGCATTCCGGCGCTGGCCGGCCTGTCGGTGCTGCACGGCCTGGTGCCGCCGCACCCGGGCCCGCTGGTCGCGATCGACGCCCTGGGCGCCAACCTCGGCCAGACCCTCGCGCTGGGACTGCTGGTCGCCATCCCGACGGTGATCGTCGCCGGTCCGATCTTCGGCAACTTCATCGCCCGCTACGTGCCCGCCACCGCACCGGAGGCGTTGCTGCCCACCCGGCGACCGGTCGCGCTCGCCGGCGGGCGGGGTCCGGCGGCCACCGGTCGCGGCCCGCTCGACGCCGACGGCGACCTGGTCACCGAGGACGACCTGGCCAACCCGGGCGCCGGCCGCCCGGGTGAGCCGATCGACGAGGCCGCCACCGAGCGGGTGCGGGCGCGCCGCGCGCCGGCCCTGTGGGCCGCGGTCATCACCGTCCTGCTGCCGGTGGTGCTGATGCTGCTGCGGGCGATCGGCGAGCTGACCCTGGACAAGGGCACCGCCGGCCGCAAGGCGCTGGACATCGTCGGCACCCCGATCGTCGCCCTGCTCGCCGGCGTCATCTTCGCGATGATCTTCCTCGGCTACCGGACCGGTTTCAGCCGCGCGCAGGTCTCCGGTTTCCTCGGCGGGTCGCTGCCGCCGATCGCCGGCATCCTGCTGATCGTCGCCGCCGGCGGCGGTTTCAAGCAGGTGCTGGTCGACGCCGGCGTGGGGAACCTGGTCGCCGACGCGGCCGAGGGCGCGAACCTCTCGCCGCTGCTGCTGGGCTGGCTGGTGGCCGTCGGCATCCGGGTGGCGACCGGCTCGGCCACCGTCGCCACCATCACCGCCGCCGGCATCGTCGCGCCGCTGGCGGAGACCCTCCAGGGGCCGGAGGTGGCGCTGTTGGCGCTGGCCATCGGCTGCGGGTCGCTGTTCTTCTCGCACGTCAACGACGCGGGTTTCTGGCTGGTCAAGGAGTACTTCGGACTGACGGTCGGACAGACCATCAAGAGCTGGTCGGTGATGGAGACGATCATCTCGGTGGTCGGCTTCCTCGGCGTCCTCCTCCTCGACCTCCTCCTGTAGCGCCCCACCCACCCCCGCCCCGAGCCGGGCCGGCACTTTCTGGGAAAGAGGGCTCATCCGGCGCGGAACAGCCACTCTTTCCCAGAAAGTGCCCGGATCTTGGCGGGGCGACCGGGCGGCGGGGCGGCGGGGCGGCGGGGCGGCGGGCGCGTCAGGGGGCTTCGACGCCGGAGATGCGGTAGCGGTGCACCTCGGCGCCGAGGATCGCCGCCACCTGCTCCTCCGCCGGGCCGGAACCGCGGAAGGCGAGCAGTTGGTCGTCGCTGTCCCAGCGCTCGTAGACGTTGATCCGGCCCGGCTCGACCAGGTCGGCGCTGATCGCGAAGTCGACGCAGCCGGGCGCGGAACGCGCCTGCCGCACGACCTCGGCGCAGGACGCCAGGTAGGCGTCCCGCCCGGCCGGGTCGACGTAGAGACTGCCGGCGACGATGAGCACGGTGACCTCCGGTGGTGTGGTGGGGCGGTCCGCCTGACAGGCACCAATATGCCTGTCAGGCGGGACCCGCACCGCCCACACCGGCTCAGGCGCGCGTGATCGCGTTGGCGTGGATCGCCTCGTTCAGGTACGCGGCCATCCCCGGCGCGACCGCCTCGTAGTGCGCGGTGAACCGCGGGTCCGCCACGTACATGTCGGCCAGCCCGGTGTGGATCTCGTAGGAGCAGTCGTAGAACCAGCGGCTGATCAGCTGCCGGTGCTCCTCGGCCAGCGCCATCGCCGCCGGCGAGTCCGCCGCCGCCCCGGACGCCATCACCTCGACGAACCGCCGCCCCCACTCCTCGTTCTCCGCCTTGTTGCGCAGCCAGTCCTCCTTCGAGTAGCTGGCCACCCGCCGGTTCGACTCCTGGTACGCGTCGGTGCCGCCCCAGCGCTGCTCCGCCTCCTCGGCGTGCGCGTCCGGGTCGAAGTCCCCGAAGACCTCGAACCGCTCCTCCGGGGTCAGATTGATGTTCATCCTTCTCGCCTCCATCGCGAGCTCGATCGCGGTGACCATCTCCTGGAGTTTCCCGATCCGCCCGCTGAGCAGCTCGTGCTGCCGGCGCAGGTGCGCCGCCGGGTCGGCGGTCGGGTCGTCGAGGATCGCCGCGATCTCCTCCAGCGGGAACCCCAGCTCCCGGTAGAACCGGATGTGCTGCAGGCGCTCCAGGTCCGCGTCGTCGTAGCGGCGGTAGCCCGCCGCGGTGCGTCCGCTGGGCGACAGCAGCCCGATCTCGTCGTAGTGGTGCAGCGTCCGGACCGTCACCCGGGCCGCCTTAGCCACCTGACCCACCGTGTACGCCATGGTTTCCCTCCCTTCCGCGACCAAGGCTCCCGCCTGCCGTTGCGTGAGGGTCAAGCCCGATTCTGCGCGTCGCGTCACACCCTCGCCGGGGATCGGCGCGGCGGCACACGCGAACGCCCCCGGCCTCCGAGGGGGTGGAGAGGCCGGGGGCGTCCGGATCGGTCAGGCGGTGGCTCGGTCCTTCGCCCGCTCCGGGGCGGCGAAGGCCTCGGTGGCCGGGGTGCGGAAGGCGTGCACCAGGCCGGCGATCGACAGCAGCAGGAGCAGCCCCGCCCCGATGAACGTCACGAGGGCCGCCTGCCCGGCCTTGCGGCCGAACTCGCTGAAGCCGTACGAGGTGAGCAGCAGGCCGCGCAGCGTCTCGCCCTTGAACACGGTGTCCCGCTGGCCGCTGACCTCGGCGAGCTGCTTCTGCAGGTCGGCCAGGGCCGGGTCGTTGGTCGTCGTGGCCTGCTGGACCTTGGCCCGCAGCTCGCTCTCCGGCGCGCCGAGGTCGGCGTAGGTCTTCCCACCCGCCATGGACTTCAGGTGCAGCCCGATGAATTCGTTGGCGTAGCACTCGGCCTGTTTGCCGGTGGTCATCTTCTGGCCGGCGTACTCGACCAGGCAGTCCACCTTCTTCTCCTCGTCCGTCAGCTTGTCGGCCGGCTTGAAGGTGATGTGCTGCGCGCCGAGCTGGTCGCGTACGTAGTCGTTGGCGAAGTTCGCGTTCGAGGTGAGGACGATGCCGGCGACGAGCAGCAGGACGGTGAGGCCCAGTCCGCCGATGCTGAACAGCAGGTCCAGGGTGCGTCGCTTCATGTCGTATCTCCCGGTGGGGGTGGGGGCGTCGTTGGTGTCGGCTCTTATCCTGCGGCGGCTCGGGCGGTCTCGGTCAGGGCCGAACCCCCTGTCCCTTCCGGGACCTTCGACTCCCACCGGCGGGGGCCGTCCGGCCGGGCCGGCCGGTCAGACCGGGGCGGATACCGGGTGCAGGTCGGCCAGCTGGCCGGGCCGGCCGTAGCGGTAGCCCTGCCCGTGCACGCAGCCGATCGCGATGACCGCCGCGTGCTGCCCCTCGGTCTCCACCCCCTCGGCCACCACCGCCAGGTCGAACGCGCCGGCCAGCCGGGTCACCATCTCCACGGTCGCGTACGCCCGGGTGTCGGTGTCGAGCCGGGAGACGAACGACCGGTCGATCTTCAGCTCGGTGGCCGGGATGCGATGCAGGTAGCTCAGCGACGAGTAGCCGGTGCCGAAGTCGTCGATGGCGATCCGGATGCCCAGCTCGCGCAGCTGGCCGAGCCGCTCCAGCACCGCCTCGCTGCCGTCGATCAGCGCCGACTCGGTCAGCTCCAGGGTCAGCGCGCGGGGGGCCAGCCCGGCGCTGGCGGTGGCCGCAGTGACGGTGGCGATCAGGTCTGGCCGGCGCAGGTGGTCAGCGGCGATGTTCACCGCCACGGTGGCCTCCGGCGCCCGTTCCCGCCAGGTCGCGGCGGCCCGGCAGGCCTCGTGGATCACCCAGCGGTCGATCGGCACGATCAGGCCGGTCTCCTCGGCCAGCGGCAGGAACGCGGCCGGCCCGAGCAGCCCCAACCGGGGATGCCGCCAACGGACCAGCGCCTCCGCGCTGCGGACCGCCCCGGTGGCCAGGTCGACGATCGGTTGATAGTCGAGTTGCAGCTGCTGCTCGTCGACCGCCCGGCGCAGGTCGGCGATCAGCTCCGCCCGGGTCACCGCCGACTCGCGCAGCCCCGGCGTACAGGTCCGGTACGCCGACTTCCCGGCGGCCTTGGCCGCGTACATCGCGATGTCGGCGTCGCGCAGCAGGTCGGTGTGGGAGGCGTGCTGCGGGCCGTACTCGGCGATGCCGATGCTGGCCGACGGGTGGACGCCCATGTCCTCCTCGCCCGCGGCGGGTTGCAGGGCGGCGAGCAGCCGCTCGGCGAGCCGTTCCGGCGCGACCGGGCCGTCCCCGTCGACCAGCACGGCGAACTCGTCCCCGCCGAGCCGCGCGATGGTGCCGTCGTCGCCGACCGCATCCCGCATCCGGTCGGCGATGCTGGTCAGCAGGGTGTCCCCGGTGGCGTGCCCGAACCGGTCGTTGACCTGCTTGAACCCGTCCAGGTCCAGCAGCAGGACGGCGACCGGCGGCCCGTCGCGCAGCGCCCGGCGCAGCCGCCGGTTGAACATCAGCCGGTTGGGCAGGCCGGTGAGCTGGTCGGCGTAGGCGAGCCGGCGCAGCCGCGCCACCAGGCGCAGGTTCTCGTTGGCGGCCAGTCCCTGCCGCAGCGCCAGGGCGCCGAGCAGCGCCATCATGCCGATGAAGACCAGGTGCGGGGTCTGGCCGGTGGGGTGCCGGGCGAGCACCACCGCGATGATCGCCCCGCCCACCGGCAGGTACGGCAGGGCGACCCGCCACCAGGGCGGCAGCGGCGACTCGACGCCCTCGTCGCCGCCCTCGCCGGCCGGCGGCGGCGGGTACGTGGTCGCCACGCCGATCAGCAGGTAGCTCAGTGGCCAGCAGACGTCGATCACGTGCCCGGGGGCGTAGCTGCCGTGTGCGACGAGCGAGACGTAGACCGCGTCGGCGCCGGCCCGGGTGGCCAGGCTCGCGCCGATCAGGGTCAGCGGCCGCCAGATCGGGCGGGACGGGCCGGCCACCGCCACCAGGATGGTCAGCTGCATCAGGTTTAGCATCGGATAGAGCAGGCCGAAGGTGCGCAGCGGGTCGGCCAGGTCGGCGTCGGCGACGTCCCGGAACACCACCACCCAGCCGATCGGGATCAGGGCCAGCGCCACGATCACCCCGTCGAGCAGGGTGCGGGCCCGGCCCACCGCGCTGCGCGGGGCGGCGAGCGAGCAGAGCAGAGCCGCGGTGCCGGTGAGGATGCCGGCGGTGAAGACGGCCCCGATCAGCGGGGTGTGCGGCAGTGCCTCGCCACCGAGGCGCTCGACGGTCCACAGCGTACGGCCGGCGGCGGCGAGGGCCATGGTGACCGCCAGCAGCGTCCAGAACCGGCGCAGCCTCGCGGGGTGCCGGCGGGCCGCGCCGACGCAGGCGAGGGTCGACCACCCGGCCACCGCGATCGCCCCGAGGTCGCCGGCCAGGGCGGCGCCGGGCAGCGCGGCGGCCAGCCAGACCGCCTCGGCGAAGACGACCAGCGCCGCGGCAACCGCGCCGGCCCGTCCGGCGCGGGTCGAGCGGGGCGGCGCGACGGCCTCTCGGCGGGCGTCATCGGGCAGCACGATGGTCGCTCCGGCTCTCTCTCCTGGGCGCACCTCGACGGTGAGGACCGGTCACGGGCGGCGAACCACCGAAGCCTAGCCAGCACGGCAGCGGCCCGCCAGGGCCGATGGACCGGGCAGGACCGTCCGTCCAGGACGGTCGGGCCGGCGCGACGGCGGGCGCGGCGGGCTGTCCGGTCAGG comes from Micromonospora purpureochromogenes and encodes:
- a CDS encoding gluconokinase, with the protein product MSDRVVLGVDIGTTSTKVVAYDTEGEQLAHHSVGYPLDEPHPGWAEQDPLTIFEAVVECVRTVAGELPGPVAGLSFSTAMHSLIGLDAEGVPLTPSVTWADSRASAQAERLRAAPPGLALHRRTGTPVHPMAPLPKLVWFAEQEPMLFERVAHWVGIKDYVLLRLTDALVTDHSVASATGLMDIHHLVWDAQALGIAGIVEEQLPQLVATTTVLPGLTAEAAVATGLPADTPLVVGAGDGPLANLGLGAVRPGVVACSIGTSGAMRVAVERPAVDPLGGVFCYALTEDRWVVGGAINNGGIVLQWAGDALAPELGEDSEEELLALAERAPVGSGGLIMLPYLLSERAPHWSALPRGAYVGLTHGHRREHLIRAALEGVCQQLALVLASVRAAGNEVREIRASGGFARSPLWRQILADALGMPVRFPAGHEGSSFGAALLGMQALGLIPSIDVAADLVEIDETVTPDPAAAATYAALLPLFSELYDALVPTFASLRRLAPSLPPEPSPTPAPM
- a CDS encoding GntT/GntP/DsdX family permease, whose protein sequence is MTTLLAAPAEPLTDAGDAQLIVAALLGIAAVVLLIAWGKVHPFLSLILGAAVLGVVAGVAPDKIVTSFSGGVGSTVGGVGLLIALGAMIGGLLAESGGADGIVERVVGRVSGTALPWAMAGVAALIGLPLFFEVGVVLLVPIVLLVSLRTDVPLMKIGIPALAGLSVLHGLVPPHPGPLVAIDALGANLGQTLALGLLVAIPTVIVAGPIFGNFIARYVPATAPEALLPTRRPVALAGGRGPAATGRGPLDADGDLVTEDDLANPGAGRPGEPIDEAATERVRARRAPALWAAVITVLLPVVLMLLRAIGELTLDKGTAGRKALDIVGTPIVALLAGVIFAMIFLGYRTGFSRAQVSGFLGGSLPPIAGILLIVAAGGGFKQVLVDAGVGNLVADAAEGANLSPLLLGWLVAVGIRVATGSATVATITAAGIVAPLAETLQGPEVALLALAIGCGSLFFSHVNDAGFWLVKEYFGLTVGQTIKSWSVMETIISVVGFLGVLLLDLLL
- a CDS encoding putative quinol monooxygenase, encoding MLIVAGSLYVDPAGRDAYLASCAEVVRQARSAPGCVDFAISADLVEPGRINVYERWDSDDQLLAFRGSGPAEEQVAAILGAEVHRYRISGVEAP
- a CDS encoding MerR family transcriptional regulator, yielding MAYTVGQVAKAARVTVRTLHHYDEIGLLSPSGRTAAGYRRYDDADLERLQHIRFYRELGFPLEEIAAILDDPTADPAAHLRRQHELLSGRIGKLQEMVTAIELAMEARRMNINLTPEERFEVFGDFDPDAHAEEAEQRWGGTDAYQESNRRVASYSKEDWLRNKAENEEWGRRFVEVMASGAAADSPAAMALAEEHRQLISRWFYDCSYEIHTGLADMYVADPRFTAHYEAVAPGMAAYLNEAIHANAITRA
- a CDS encoding putative bifunctional diguanylate cyclase/phosphodiesterase, with amino-acid sequence MLPDDARREAVAPPRSTRAGRAGAVAAALVVFAEAVWLAAALPGAALAGDLGAIAVAGWSTLACVGAARRHPARLRRFWTLLAVTMALAAAGRTLWTVERLGGEALPHTPLIGAVFTAGILTGTAALLCSLAAPRSAVGRARTLLDGVIVALALIPIGWVVVFRDVADADLADPLRTFGLLYPMLNLMQLTILVAVAGPSRPIWRPLTLIGASLATRAGADAVYVSLVAHGSYAPGHVIDVCWPLSYLLIGVATTYPPPPAGEGGDEGVESPLPPWWRVALPYLPVGGAIIAVVLARHPTGQTPHLVFIGMMALLGALALRQGLAANENLRLVARLRRLAYADQLTGLPNRLMFNRRLRRALRDGPPVAVLLLDLDGFKQVNDRFGHATGDTLLTSIADRMRDAVGDDGTIARLGGDEFAVLVDGDGPVAPERLAERLLAALQPAAGEEDMGVHPSASIGIAEYGPQHASHTDLLRDADIAMYAAKAAGKSAYRTCTPGLRESAVTRAELIADLRRAVDEQQLQLDYQPIVDLATGAVRSAEALVRWRHPRLGLLGPAAFLPLAEETGLIVPIDRWVIHEACRAAATWRERAPEATVAVNIAADHLRRPDLIATVTAATASAGLAPRALTLELTESALIDGSEAVLERLGQLRELGIRIAIDDFGTGYSSLSYLHRIPATELKIDRSFVSRLDTDTRAYATVEMVTRLAGAFDLAVVAEGVETEGQHAAVIAIGCVHGQGYRYGRPGQLADLHPVSAPV